The following proteins are co-located in the Fusobacteria bacterium ZRK30 genome:
- a CDS encoding ATP-binding protein: protein MIGNPGTGKTHLSIALGLKACNCGHKVYFTTAANLSNKLVEAQENSNLGRFLRQLARLDLLIIDELSYLSFNKHQSELLFQVISERSERGSIIISTNLAFSEWEEFFPDTMLTTALIDRVTFRGHILNMNGDSYRVSAK, encoded by the coding sequence ATGATAGGGAACCCAGGAACTGGAAAGACACATCTTTCTATAGCTCTAGGACTTAAAGCTTGCAACTGTGGACATAAGGTGTACTTTACTACAGCTGCTAACTTATCAAATAAATTAGTTGAAGCGCAAGAAAATAGTAATTTAGGGAGATTCTTAAGGCAATTAGCAAGATTAGATCTACTCATAATAGATGAGCTTTCCTACCTCTCCTTTAACAAACATCAATCAGAACTCCTATTTCAAGTGATTTCAGAAAGAAGTGAGAGGGGAAGTATTATAATTTCTACTAATTTAGCATTTTCAGAGTGGGAAGAATTCTTCCCTGATACAATGTTAACAACAGCTTTAATAGATCGCGTAACATTTAGAGGACATATTTTAAACATGAATGGTGACTCTTACAGGGTCTCTGCGAAATAG
- the atpF gene encoding F0F1 ATP synthase subunit B: MNETIMPAVGIDINLFWQIINFVILIFVFKKYFHKPLNDFLETRREKIAGELTHAKKDRELAASLNEEAAMTRKTAKLEANKIITIAEKKAEERKELILKETNATREKMIATAEADIAKMKSQARKELQVEATKLAATLAEKMINEKMNSELGGNLLDQFIDEVGDTK, encoded by the coding sequence TTGAACGAGACAATCATGCCAGCAGTAGGTATAGATATTAATCTATTTTGGCAAATAATAAACTTTGTTATACTTATTTTTGTTTTCAAGAAATATTTTCATAAACCATTGAATGATTTCTTAGAAACAAGAAGAGAAAAAATAGCAGGAGAATTAACTCATGCTAAAAAGGATAGGGAATTAGCAGCTAGCTTAAATGAAGAAGCAGCTATGACAAGAAAAACAGCAAAATTAGAAGCTAACAAGATAATTACTATAGCGGAAAAAAAGGCTGAAGAGAGAAAAGAGCTTATTCTTAAAGAAACAAATGCTACTAGAGAAAAGATGATAGCAACAGCAGAAGCTGATATCGCTAAGATGAAATCTCAAGCTAGAAAAGAATTACAAGTTGAAGCTACTAAGTTAGCAGCGACATTAGCTGAAAAGATGATCAATGAAAAGATGAACAGCGAACTAGGAGGAAACTTACTAGATCAATTCATTGACGAGGTAGGGGATACTAAATGA
- a CDS encoding ATPase gives MGKELKILIRNSVITSALILIYGIVTWDKLVLLAVFGGSLVSLLTLYMTIRDAEVSVHSSNANKLTILGYTKRYFIYGIFLFLMAKFIGFSGIVMGGMGLLNVKFNILLFGVNGFINKLKHRLKN, from the coding sequence ATGGGAAAAGAATTGAAAATACTCATAAGAAACAGTGTGATAACGTCGGCACTGATACTTATATATGGGATAGTAACTTGGGATAAATTAGTACTGCTGGCTGTGTTTGGCGGCTCTTTAGTTTCGCTTTTGACTTTGTATATGACCATAAGGGACGCAGAAGTTTCGGTACATAGTTCAAATGCTAACAAATTAACGATATTAGGATATACCAAAAGGTATTTTATATATGGAATATTTTTATTTTTAATGGCTAAATTCATCGGGTTTAGTGGTATTGTAATGGGAGGAATGGGACTTTTAAATGTTAAGTTCAACATATTATTATTTGGTGTTAATGGATTTATAAATAAATTGAAACACAGATTAAAAAATTAA
- the atpG gene encoding ATP synthase F1 subunit gamma, which yields MAANIKEIKSRIKGVQSTHKITKAMEVVSSTKFKRYSKLVGESRPYSEAMDGILRNIATGIKNEKNSLFDGKAEVKKIGVVLMTSDRGLCGGFNSQANKALERLKAENPDKKVSIIAVGKKGRDYCKKRDYDLKGEYIQLIPESMFDKAKEISENIVDFYLEDIFDEVYIIYSKFVSAVSSDLTTKRLIPIEKVESESNEPYIFEPSAEYILSTLLPKYLNIVLYQSILDNTASEHAARKTAMKNATDNADELVGSLTLQFNRARQAAITQEIAEIVSGSLAQQ from the coding sequence GTGGCTGCGAATATTAAAGAAATAAAGAGCAGGATCAAAGGAGTACAATCTACCCATAAAATAACTAAGGCAATGGAAGTTGTTTCTTCTACAAAATTCAAGAGATACTCTAAATTAGTAGGAGAATCAAGACCTTATTCAGAGGCCATGGATGGAATATTACGTAATATTGCAACTGGTATTAAGAATGAGAAAAACTCTTTGTTTGATGGAAAAGCTGAAGTTAAGAAGATAGGAGTTGTACTTATGACTTCTGACAGAGGACTTTGCGGGGGATTCAATTCCCAGGCAAACAAGGCTCTTGAAAGACTAAAGGCAGAAAATCCAGATAAGAAAGTTTCAATAATTGCCGTGGGTAAAAAAGGTAGAGATTATTGTAAAAAAAGAGATTATGATTTAAAAGGTGAATATATTCAGTTAATTCCAGAAAGTATGTTTGATAAAGCTAAAGAGATCAGTGAGAATATTGTTGATTTTTATTTAGAAGATATATTTGATGAAGTTTACATCATATATTCAAAATTTGTTTCAGCTGTAAGCTCAGATCTTACGACTAAGAGACTTATTCCTATTGAAAAAGTAGAGAGTGAATCTAATGAGCCGTATATCTTTGAACCTTCAGCAGAATATATATTATCGACATTGTTACCTAAATATCTAAATATAGTATTATATCAATCTATACTAGATAATACGGCCAGTGAGCATGCAGCTAGAAAAACTGCCATGAAAAATGCAACTGACAATGCCGATGAATTAGTAGGAAGTTTAACTCTGCAATTTAACAGAGCTAGACAAGCTGCCATAACACAAGAGATTGCAGAAATCGTAAGTGGATCATTGGCACAGCAATAA
- the atpE gene encoding ATP synthase F0 subunit C, whose product MDMMTAKTIILAASALGAGLAMIAGLGPGIGEGYAAGKAVESVARQPEAKGDIISTMVMGQAISESTGIYSLVIALILLYANPFIGLLG is encoded by the coding sequence ATGGATATGATGACAGCAAAAACAATAATATTAGCAGCTTCAGCTTTAGGTGCTGGGTTAGCAATGATCGCAGGATTAGGGCCAGGAATAGGAGAAGGTTACGCAGCAGGTAAAGCAGTAGAATCTGTAGCAAGACAACCAGAAGCTAAAGGAGATATCATCTCTACAATGGTAATGGGTCAAGCAATCTCAGAATCAACTGGTATCTACTCATTAGTAATCGCTTTAATATTATTATACGCAAATCCATTCATCGGATTATTAGGATAA
- the atpA gene encoding F0F1 ATP synthase subunit alpha produces MKIRPEEISSIIKTEIENYKKSLDIKTSGSVVEVGDGIARIYGLSNAKAGELLEFPNGVRGMVQNLEENNVGAVLLGDATAVKEGDEVRATGEIASVPAGEALLGRVVNALGDPIDGKGEIKAETRMNIEKKATGIIQRKPVHEPMQTGIKSIDGMVPIGRGQRELIIGDRQTGKTAVAIDTIINQKGTGVKCVYVAIGQKRSTVVNIVKKLEDAGAMDNTIVVAATASEAASLQYIAPYSGVAMAEYFSEKGEHVLIIYDDLTKHAIAYREMSLLLKRPPGREAYPGDVFYLHSRLLERAAKLSDEMGAGSITALPIIETQAGDVAAYIPTNVISITDGQIFLTTDLFNAGQRPAVDAGISVSRVGGSAQIKAMKQVASKVKLELSQYNEVLSFSQFGSDLDKATKAQLERGHRIMAMLKQAQYRPYKVEEQVISFYAVTKGHLDSVALEDIGRFESDLIADLRNNSTVLNEIAEKKALDKDLEAKIDKAISEFKANFS; encoded by the coding sequence TTGAAAATTAGACCGGAAGAGATCAGCTCTATTATAAAGACTGAAATCGAAAATTATAAAAAATCTTTAGATATAAAAACTTCAGGATCTGTAGTAGAGGTTGGAGACGGAATTGCTAGAATATACGGTTTAAGCAATGCAAAAGCCGGAGAATTATTAGAATTTCCAAATGGTGTAAGAGGAATGGTTCAAAACCTTGAGGAAAATAACGTAGGTGCGGTACTTTTAGGAGACGCAACTGCAGTTAAAGAAGGGGACGAAGTAAGAGCTACAGGAGAAATAGCATCTGTTCCAGCAGGAGAGGCGTTATTAGGAAGAGTAGTAAATGCACTAGGAGATCCAATAGATGGTAAAGGTGAAATAAAAGCCGAAACTAGAATGAATATAGAAAAGAAAGCTACAGGTATCATCCAAAGAAAACCTGTACATGAGCCAATGCAAACTGGAATCAAGTCAATAGACGGAATGGTTCCAATCGGTAGAGGACAAAGAGAACTTATAATCGGAGATAGACAAACTGGTAAAACAGCAGTAGCTATCGATACAATTATAAATCAAAAAGGTACTGGAGTTAAGTGTGTTTACGTAGCAATTGGTCAAAAAAGATCGACTGTAGTAAATATCGTTAAAAAGTTAGAGGATGCAGGAGCTATGGATAACACTATCGTAGTAGCAGCAACAGCATCTGAAGCAGCTTCATTACAATACATTGCACCTTACTCAGGTGTAGCAATGGCAGAATACTTCTCAGAAAAGGGAGAGCACGTTTTAATCATATATGATGATCTTACTAAACATGCCATCGCTTACAGAGAAATGTCATTACTATTAAAGAGACCACCAGGCAGAGAAGCATATCCTGGAGACGTTTTCTATCTACATAGTAGATTATTGGAGAGAGCGGCTAAGTTATCAGATGAGATGGGAGCTGGATCAATCACAGCATTACCAATCATCGAAACTCAAGCAGGAGACGTAGCAGCATATATCCCAACAAACGTAATCTCGATTACAGATGGGCAAATATTCTTAACTACTGACCTATTCAATGCAGGACAAAGACCAGCAGTTGACGCAGGAATATCTGTATCAAGAGTTGGGGGATCAGCTCAAATCAAAGCGATGAAGCAAGTAGCTTCTAAAGTTAAATTAGAGTTATCTCAATATAATGAAGTATTATCTTTCTCACAATTTGGTTCTGACCTGGATAAGGCAACTAAAGCTCAGTTAGAAAGAGGACATAGAATCATGGCAATGTTAAAGCAGGCTCAATATAGACCATATAAAGTAGAAGAGCAAGTAATCTCATTCTACGCTGTAACTAAGGGTCACTTAGATTCAGTTGCATTAGAAGATATCGGTAGATTTGAAAGTGATTTAATAGCTGATTTAAGAAATAATTCTACTGTTTTAAATGAAATAGCAGAAAAGAAAGCTTTAGACAAAGATTTAGAAGCTAAGATAGACAAGGCTATATCAGAATTTAAAGCAAATTTTAGTTAA
- the atpD gene encoding F0F1 ATP synthase subunit beta, translated as MENKGTLIQIIGPVVDVKFPGDLPKIYNAINIELENGGTLVAEVQQHLGNNVVRAVAMDGTDGLQRGMNVTDTGAAITIPVGKAVLGRILNVLGEPIDEAGDINPEETAPIHRDAPSFEEQGTGVEILETGIKVVDLLAPYLKGGKIGLFGGAGVGKTVLIMELINNIAKGHGGLSVFAGVGERTREGRDLFDEMTESGVLDKTSLVYGQMNEPPGARQRVALTGLTVAEHFRDKEGQDVLFFIDNIFRFTQAGSEVSALLGRMPSAVGYQPNLASEMGSLQERITSTKTGSITSVQAVYVPADDLTDPAPATTFAHLDATTVLSRRIASLGIYPAVDPLDSTSRVLDPQVVGHEHYKVARDVQEVLQRYKELQDIIAILGMDELSDEDKLAVSRARKIERFFSQPFAVAEQFTGMSGKYVPVKDTIKGFKEVLDGVHDDLPEQAFLYVGSIEEAIAKGRDLMKGE; from the coding sequence TTGGAAAATAAAGGAACTCTTATACAGATAATAGGACCTGTAGTAGACGTAAAGTTCCCAGGAGATTTACCAAAAATTTATAACGCTATAAACATAGAGTTAGAAAATGGTGGAACTCTAGTTGCAGAAGTTCAACAGCATTTAGGAAACAATGTTGTAAGAGCCGTTGCAATGGATGGAACAGATGGTTTACAAAGGGGAATGAATGTAACAGATACTGGAGCAGCTATAACTATTCCAGTTGGAAAAGCAGTATTAGGTAGAATTTTAAACGTATTAGGTGAACCTATCGATGAAGCAGGAGATATAAATCCTGAAGAGACAGCTCCTATACATAGAGATGCACCAAGCTTTGAGGAACAAGGAACAGGAGTAGAAATTCTTGAGACTGGAATCAAAGTAGTAGACTTATTAGCACCATATTTAAAAGGTGGAAAGATCGGTCTATTTGGAGGAGCAGGAGTAGGAAAAACTGTACTTATCATGGAACTTATCAATAACATTGCAAAGGGACATGGAGGACTTTCTGTATTCGCAGGAGTAGGAGAAAGAACAAGAGAAGGTAGAGACTTATTTGATGAAATGACTGAATCTGGAGTTTTAGATAAAACTTCATTAGTTTATGGTCAAATGAATGAACCGCCTGGTGCAAGACAAAGGGTTGCATTAACTGGTCTTACAGTAGCTGAGCATTTTAGAGATAAGGAAGGTCAAGATGTATTATTCTTTATCGACAATATCTTTAGATTTACTCAAGCAGGATCAGAGGTATCAGCGTTATTAGGAAGAATGCCTTCTGCCGTTGGATACCAACCAAACTTAGCAAGTGAGATGGGATCTCTTCAAGAGAGAATCACATCTACAAAAACTGGATCTATCACTTCGGTTCAAGCGGTATACGTACCTGCCGATGACCTTACTGACCCGGCTCCAGCAACAACATTTGCCCATCTAGATGCAACAACAGTTTTATCTAGAAGAATCGCATCATTAGGAATCTACCCAGCAGTAGACCCACTAGATTCTACATCTAGAGTACTTGACCCGCAAGTTGTAGGTCATGAACACTATAAAGTAGCTAGAGATGTACAAGAAGTATTACAAAGATATAAAGAACTTCAAGATATCATCGCAATCTTAGGAATGGATGAATTATCTGATGAAGATAAATTAGCAGTTAGTAGAGCTAGAAAGATCGAAAGATTCTTCTCTCAACCATTTGCTGTTGCAGAGCAGTTTACTGGAATGTCTGGTAAATATGTACCTGTAAAAGATACTATCAAAGGATTTAAAGAAGTCTTAGATGGAGTACATGATGACTTACCTGAGCAAGCTTTCTTATATGTAGGTAGTATCGAAGAAGCTATCGCAAAAGGAAGAGACTTAATGAAGGGGGAATAA
- the istA gene encoding IS21 family transposase: MAIHMDTYKKIRRLHLVEGVSIRKISRDLHISRNTVRKYINGDTIPGEKKFSSRGKQVMTREVLDFIEACIFEDNEHTHSKQRHTANRVWVRLKEEVGFLGSYSSVKVAFRELKGKTKEVFLPLTFNPAEAMQIDFGSAHIFLNDEKQEIKYFCARLAYSAHIFTKAYFAEREECFLDGIISAFEYFGGVPREVLFDNARVAVSEGYGKHVTKITKGYETLVAHYAFKPKFCNVRSGNEKGLVENLVGLIRRNTMVPIPRVKSLNELNIKIKKACDNYLENHKVGGESLSVKQKFQIEANNLLELPSHSLDISKRDYKRVTKFSTVTFETNKYSLPCELVGTEVILKTGHSEIQFLHKGKVVAIHQRIFKKNKHSYQLIHYLKALERKPRAVFNADPVIQNIPKAIFEMYHSKGDSKLFLEYLREEVGLPKINDQIEVQRNNLGKYDNLISQEVIQ; encoded by the coding sequence GTGGCAATTCATATGGATACATATAAAAAAATTAGACGACTTCATCTAGTTGAAGGGGTTTCTATTAGAAAAATTTCTAGAGATCTTCATATTTCTAGAAACACTGTTAGAAAGTATATTAATGGAGATACAATTCCTGGAGAAAAAAAGTTTTCTTCTCGAGGAAAACAAGTTATGACTAGAGAAGTCTTAGACTTTATTGAAGCTTGTATTTTTGAAGACAACGAGCATACTCATTCAAAACAGAGGCACACTGCTAATAGGGTTTGGGTTAGACTCAAAGAAGAGGTTGGGTTTCTTGGTTCATATTCTTCTGTTAAGGTTGCATTTAGAGAATTAAAAGGTAAAACAAAAGAGGTTTTTCTACCACTTACCTTTAATCCTGCGGAAGCTATGCAAATTGATTTTGGTTCAGCGCATATCTTTCTCAATGATGAAAAGCAGGAAATAAAATATTTTTGTGCTCGGTTAGCATATAGCGCTCATATCTTTACTAAGGCCTACTTCGCAGAAAGAGAAGAATGTTTTTTAGATGGGATCATCTCTGCTTTTGAATATTTTGGTGGTGTTCCTAGAGAAGTTCTCTTTGATAATGCCAGAGTTGCTGTATCAGAAGGCTATGGAAAACATGTAACTAAAATAACTAAAGGGTATGAAACTCTCGTTGCTCATTATGCTTTTAAACCTAAATTTTGCAATGTTAGAAGTGGAAATGAAAAAGGTTTGGTTGAAAATTTAGTAGGACTTATCAGAAGAAATACTATGGTTCCTATCCCTAGAGTTAAAAGTTTGAATGAGTTAAATATCAAAATAAAAAAGGCTTGTGATAACTACTTAGAAAATCATAAAGTTGGCGGTGAAAGCTTAAGTGTTAAACAAAAATTCCAGATTGAAGCTAATAACCTTTTAGAGCTTCCTAGCCATTCACTAGATATTTCTAAAAGAGACTATAAAAGAGTCACTAAGTTTTCAACTGTAACTTTTGAAACTAATAAATATTCATTACCCTGTGAATTAGTAGGAACTGAGGTGATTTTAAAAACTGGTCATTCAGAAATACAATTTCTTCATAAAGGTAAAGTTGTTGCAATTCACCAGAGAATATTTAAAAAAAATAAGCATAGTTATCAATTAATTCACTATCTTAAAGCTTTAGAAAGAAAACCGCGAGCTGTATTTAATGCTGATCCAGTTATACAAAATATTCCTAAAGCAATTTTTGAAATGTATCACTCTAAAGGAGATTCAAAACTCTTTTTAGAATATCTAAGAGAAGAAGTCGGTCTTCCTAAAATCAACGACCAAATAGAAGTTCAAAGAAATAATTTAGGTAAATATGATAACTTAATTTCCCAAGAGGTGATCCAATGA
- the atpH gene encoding ATP synthase F1 subunit delta codes for MIGAKVGKRYAVAIYEIAAGENKVNEVYNTLNSIMETYLENLEFKNLVAHPLILKEDKKSFVKKVFPDFDEIEMDIVDYLIDKDRLLDIRSIVAEYLKIYYERNQIIDVEATFALEPSEVQKENLIKKLETKTGKKINLTVKIDSSIIAGGILKIGDEITDGSIKRQLETLWKK; via the coding sequence ATGATAGGAGCAAAAGTAGGAAAAAGATATGCTGTAGCAATCTATGAGATTGCTGCAGGAGAAAATAAAGTAAATGAAGTCTATAATACTCTTAATTCTATTATGGAAACATATTTAGAAAATTTAGAGTTTAAAAATTTAGTAGCTCATCCACTTATTTTAAAAGAGGATAAGAAAAGCTTTGTAAAAAAAGTGTTTCCTGACTTTGATGAAATTGAGATGGATATAGTAGATTACTTAATTGACAAAGATAGACTACTAGACATCAGGTCTATTGTAGCAGAGTACTTAAAGATCTATTATGAGAGAAATCAAATAATAGATGTAGAAGCTACTTTTGCATTAGAACCTAGTGAAGTACAAAAAGAAAATCTAATTAAAAAATTAGAGACTAAAACAGGTAAAAAAATAAACTTAACTGTAAAGATAGACAGCTCTATTATCGCAGGTGGAATCCTTAAAATTGGGGACGAAATTACAGACGGTAGTATCAAGAGACAACTAGAAACTTTATGGAAAAAATAG
- a CDS encoding ATP-binding protein translates to MSVISEKIKLFSKALKLSSFKDYHEVQRQAINSKQGYEEFLLTLLEKEVLTRQDNKLFRLKRGAKFPFEKTLEEFEVKRLSYLKPSVVGELSSCEFIKKKRKYNNDREPRNWKDTSFYSSRT, encoded by the coding sequence ATGAGTGTAATTAGTGAAAAAATTAAACTTTTTTCCAAAGCTTTAAAACTATCTAGCTTCAAAGACTATCATGAGGTTCAGCGCCAAGCAATAAATTCAAAACAAGGATATGAAGAATTTCTGCTTACACTATTAGAAAAGGAAGTATTAACTAGACAAGACAATAAACTTTTCAGGTTAAAGCGCGGAGCTAAATTTCCCTTTGAAAAAACGCTAGAAGAGTTTGAAGTTAAACGTCTTAGCTATTTAAAACCTTCAGTAGTAGGCGAACTCTCCAGCTGTGAGTTTATCAAAAAAAAAAGAAAATATAATAATGATAGGGAACCCAGGAACTGGAAAGACACATCTTTCTATAGCTCTAGGACTTAA
- a CDS encoding radical SAM protein, translating into MYSNNCYLSKDNVLFNLNDFNLYELDSNISTEVKKIMSGYKNSNSELTKYFNKQQERVVDETLKILKINVNNKCNLKCKYCYASEGTYNGESKEISDNTILEVEKLIKKFKTIDTITFFGGEPMLSIKKIKNICERTRKINEDISFFMQTNGTTLSQEGIKIIKKYNIQVTLSVDGPKEINDKNRVFKNNKGTYDKIYKNFKKIENHINFIQATYCKETKMTKEEIYSVNVNQELTHVAVNF; encoded by the coding sequence ATGTATAGTAATAACTGTTACCTAAGTAAAGATAATGTTTTATTTAATTTAAATGATTTTAATCTTTATGAATTAGATTCAAATATATCTACCGAAGTGAAAAAAATAATGTCTGGATATAAAAATTCAAATAGTGAACTTACTAAGTATTTTAATAAACAGCAAGAAAGAGTAGTAGATGAAACTTTAAAAATCTTAAAAATTAACGTTAATAATAAGTGCAATTTAAAGTGTAAGTATTGTTATGCTTCTGAAGGAACTTATAATGGGGAATCAAAAGAGATATCTGATAATACTATTTTAGAAGTAGAAAAATTAATAAAAAAGTTTAAGACGATAGATACTATAACATTTTTTGGAGGAGAGCCTATGCTTTCTATAAAAAAAATTAAAAATATTTGTGAAAGAACTAGGAAAATTAATGAAGATATATCATTTTTTATGCAAACAAACGGAACAACTCTCTCTCAAGAAGGGATCAAAATAATAAAAAAATATAATATTCAAGTAACCTTAAGTGTTGATGGTCCTAAAGAAATTAATGATAAAAATAGAGTTTTTAAAAATAATAAAGGAACTTATGATAAAATTTATAAAAATTTTAAAAAAATTGAAAATCATATAAATTTTATCCAAGCAACATATTGTAAAGAAACTAAAATGACTAAAGAAGAAATTTATAGTGTAAATGTCAATCAAGAATTGACCCATGTGGCAGTTAATTTTTGA
- the atpC gene encoding ATP synthase F1 subunit epsilon, which yields MATFKLEVITPLKKVLEKEVERVILRTSEGDMGILAKHAPLVAELAVGEMKIKTDGGEERFFVAGGFLEISKDRTLVLADEAINVNDIDIEVARKEAELAKQKLAKLKEDRDIAVTQKALESALTKVGMVENR from the coding sequence ATGGCGACTTTTAAATTAGAAGTTATAACTCCTCTGAAAAAAGTATTAGAAAAAGAAGTTGAAAGGGTAATTCTTAGAACTTCTGAGGGAGATATGGGTATATTAGCAAAACATGCTCCCTTAGTTGCAGAATTAGCTGTAGGAGAGATGAAGATAAAAACTGATGGTGGCGAGGAGAGATTCTTCGTAGCTGGTGGTTTTTTAGAGATCTCTAAAGATAGAACTTTAGTATTAGCTGATGAAGCTATCAATGTCAACGATATTGATATAGAAGTAGCTAGAAAAGAAGCAGAATTAGCTAAACAAAAGTTAGCTAAGTTAAAAGAGGATAGAGATATTGCTGTAACGCAAAAAGCTCTGGAGTCAGCTTTAACTAAGGTAGGAATGGTAGAAAACAGATAG
- the atpB gene encoding F0F1 ATP synthase subunit A, with amino-acid sequence MKAGAVSVITPPLVEGPKVVFFIPTPHKFSFAMEMANGGYGIPVTITVVTTWALIALFFLFFNWGLKNLEMVPGKKQAFFETLYDVYDSLVTQMFGKRGKEFVVYISALISFIAISNITSFFPIPGFSTANGQLVISPLLRSPSADINTTLGLALITTFMFVYIAIKENGIKGYVGGLCDPTPVMLPMNIIGELAKPTNISMRLFGNAFAGMVIMGLLYMAAPAVLPAPLHLYFDLFQGLVQSFVFTMLTMVYIQGSMATED; translated from the coding sequence GTGAAAGCTGGAGCTGTAAGCGTGATTACGCCGCCACTAGTTGAAGGACCGAAGGTAGTATTCTTTATACCGACTCCTCATAAATTTTCGTTCGCTATGGAAATGGCAAATGGAGGATATGGGATTCCAGTAACAATTACAGTTGTAACAACATGGGCATTGATAGCTTTATTTTTCCTATTTTTCAATTGGGGATTAAAGAATCTTGAGATGGTACCAGGGAAAAAACAAGCATTTTTCGAAACGTTATATGATGTATATGATAGTTTAGTAACACAGATGTTTGGTAAAAGAGGAAAGGAATTTGTAGTTTATATATCAGCTTTAATAAGTTTTATAGCTATATCTAATATTACATCATTTTTTCCAATTCCAGGATTCAGTACAGCAAATGGACAACTTGTAATTTCACCGTTACTTAGATCTCCATCGGCAGACATCAACACTACGTTAGGATTAGCACTTATTACAACATTTATGTTTGTATATATTGCTATTAAAGAAAATGGTATAAAAGGATATGTAGGAGGATTATGTGATCCAACACCAGTTATGTTACCGATGAATATAATCGGAGAATTAGCTAAACCAACTAATATATCTATGCGTTTGTTTGGAAATGCATTTGCAGGAATGGTTATCATGGGACTGTTATATATGGCAGCACCAGCAGTATTACCAGCACCATTACATCTATACTTTGACCTATTCCAAGGTCTGGTACAAAGTTTCGTATTTACCATGTTAACGATGGTATATATTCAAGGGTCAATGGCAACAGAAGATTAA